From the Temnothorax longispinosus isolate EJ_2023e chromosome 6, Tlon_JGU_v1, whole genome shotgun sequence genome, one window contains:
- the LOC139814281 gene encoding tubulin beta-4B chain — protein sequence MREIVHLQAGQCGNQIGAKFWEVISDEHGIDPTGTYHGDSDLQLERINVYYNEATGGKYVPRAILVDLEPGTMDAVRSGPFGQIFRPDNFVFGQSGAGNNWAKGHYTEGAELVDSVLDVVRKEAESCDCLQGFQLTHSLGGGTGAGMGTLLISKIREEYPDRIMMTFSVVPSPKVSDTVVEPYNCTLSVHQLVENTDESYCIDNEALYDICFRTLKLTTPTYGDLNHLVSATLSGVTTCLRFPGQLNADLRKLAVNMVPFPRLHFFIPGFAPLTSRGSQQYRALTVPELTQQMFDAKNMMAACDPRHGRYLTVAAVFRGRMSMKEVDEQMLNIQNKNSSYFVEWIPSNVKTAVCDIPPRGLKMSATFIGNSTAIQELFKRVSEQFTAMFRRKAFLHWYTGEGMDDMEFTEAESNMNDLVSEYQQYQEATAEEEGEFDEEEEGEGEDK from the exons ATGCGCGAAATTGTGCATCTTCAGGCCGGCCAATGCGGCAATCAGATTGGAGCCAAG TTTTGGGAGGTCATCTCGGACGAGCACGGGATTGATCCTACGGGCACGTATCACGGCGACTCGGATCTGCAGTTGGAGCGAATAAATGTCTACTACAACGAGGCAACAGGCGGTAAATACGTGCCGCGTGCGATCCTGGTCGACTTGGAGCCTGGGACGATGGACGCGGTCCGCTCGGGACCGTTCGGTCAAATATTTCGGCCGGACAACTTCGTGTTCGGACAGAGCGGCGCCGGCAACAACTGGGCCAAGGGCCACTACACCGAGGGCGCCGAGCTCGTCGACTCCGTCCTGGACGTCGTACGGAAAGAGGCCGAGAGCTGCGATTGCCTACAGGGATTCCAGCTCACGCACTCGCTGGGCGGCGGCACCGGTGCCGGCATGGGCACTCTGCTCATCTCCAAAATACGCGAGGAATACCCCGATAGGATCATGATGACTTTCAGCGTGGTACCTTCGCCGAAG GTATCGGACACCGTGGTCGAGCCCTACAACTGCACACTCTCGGTGCATCAGCTGGTGGAGAACACGGACGAGTCGTATTGCATAGATAACGAGGCGCTCTACGATATCTGCTTTCGGACCCTCAAGCTGACCACGCCGACCTACGGCGACCTCAATCATCTCGTCAGCGCGACCCTGAGCGGCGTCACCACTTGCCTTAGATTCCCCGGCCAGCTTAACGCCGACCTGAGGAAGCTCGCCGTTAACATGGTCCCCTTCCCGCGACTGCACTTCTTCATTCCCGGCTTCGCTCCCCTGACCTCTAG aGGCTCGCAACAATACCGGGCACTCACGGTACCGGAGCTCACCCAGCAAATGTTCGACGCGAAGAACATGATGGCCGCGTGCGACCCGCGACACGGTAGATACTTGACGGTGGCCGCGGTATTCCGCGGCAGAATGTCGATGAAGGAGGTGGACGAGCAGATGCTCAACATCCAGAACAAGAACAGCAGCTACTTCGTCGAGTGGATACCGAGCAACGTGAAGACCGCCGTTTGCGACATACCTCCGCGGGGCCTAAAAATGTCCGCGACCTTCATTGGCAATTCTACGGCTATTCAG GAGTTGTTCAAGAGAGTGTCGGAGCAATTCACCGCGATGTTCCGGCGCAAGGCGTTCCTGCACTGGTACACCGGCGAGGGTATGGACGATATGGAGTTTACCGAGGCCGAGAGCAACATGAACGATCTCGTGTCCGAGTATCAGCAGTACCAGGAAGCCACCGCCGAGGAGGAGGGCGAATTtgacgaggaggaggagggcgAGGGCGAGGACAAGTGA
- the LOC139814883 gene encoding uncharacterized protein has product MFKLIVLFATVAYASAGGLYSGYGGLYGYGSGYGSGYGYGGYGLGHGVAAIAPSIGYAHAPVATSYANTYKVAVAPPIAKLAVAPAITKVAYAAPITKVAYAPTYSAPAYSYGHYGYTVPPSVTYLNSGLGYGHGLGYGLGYGYGIGHGYGYGNYGGYYH; this is encoded by the exons ATGTTCAAGCTG ATCGTCCTTTTCGCCACTGTCGCCTACGCGTCCGCCGGCGGCCTCTACTCCGGATACGGAGGGCTTTATGGCTACGGCAGCGGTTACGGCAGCGGTTACGGCTACGGTGGCTACGGCTTAGGTCATGGAGTAGCCGCGATCGCACCTTCGATCGGATACGCGCACGCTCCAGTTGCGACCAGCTACGCCAATACGTACAAG GTCGCGGTAGCTCCACCCATCGCTAAGCTCGCCGTTGCACCTGCTATCACGAAAGTGGCGTACGCCGCGCCTATCACAAAAGTCGCCTACGCTCCGACTTACTCTGCACCAGCGTACAGCTACGGCCACTACGGATACACGGTTCCACCATCGGTCACCTATCTGAACAGCGGTCTTGGATACGGTCATGGTCTTGGATATGGTCTCGGCTATGGATACGGAATCGGCCACGGTTATGGATACGGCAACTATGGTGGCTACTACCACTGA
- the LOC139814282 gene encoding innexin inx2-like has product MLDLFAPIKCLLQEESVRVDNVVFRLHSRVTVLLLLVCTILVTAKQYIGEPISCMTDTSVDKDPVNAYCWIYSTFTVSRHLKGIPGRGVASAGVGQALPDDEARHHRYYQWVCFVLGLQAISFYVPRGLWGIWEKDTVGLLSRDLASPFLKDVWTVGRKQQLVEYFTRTNLHGHNFYAMRFFVCELLNFLNSIGQIYLLDVFLEGQFRRYGPLVTGFIAEANPHDRIDPMARLFPKVTKCTFHTFGPAGSVQTHDALCVLPLNVVNEKIFVVLWFWLVFLAGVGCLAVIYRIVVFSQAWARVYLLRGAVRRLEKSKAERVVQVFHFGDWFLLHQLAQNVNPIVYMELVNEIAKAFTTKSFADFV; this is encoded by the exons ATGCTGGACCTCTTCGCACCTATTAAATGCCTCCTGCAGGAAGAATCCGTTCGTGTCGACAATGTCGTCTTCAGGCTGCACTCGCGCGTCACCGTTCTCCTGCTGCTCGTTTGCACGATCCTCGTAACTGCCAAGCAGTACATCGGCGAACCGATTTCTTGCATGACCGATACTTCCGTCG ACAAAGATCCCGTAAACGCGTATTGCTGGATCTACAGCACGTTCACGGTATCACGACATCTGAAAGGTATTCCTGGACGGGGTGTAGCGAGTGCTGGCGTAGGACAGGCCCTTCCGGATGACGAAGCCCGTCATCATCGATATTATCAATGG GTCTGCTTCGTTCTCGGCTTACAAGCCATCTCTTTTTACGTGCCGCGCGGGTTATGGGGCATCTGGGAGAAAGACACCGTAGGCCTCCTTTCGCGGGATCTCGCGTCTCCCTTCCTGAAAGACGTTTGGACCGTGGGGAGGAAGCAGCAGCTCGTCGAGTATTTCACCAGGACGAATCTGCACGGTCACAACTTTTACGCCATGCGTTTCTTCGTGTGCGAGCTCTTGAATTTCCTAAATTCG ATAGGACAGATATATCTGTTGGATGTATTTCTGGAGGGACAGTTTAGGCGATACGGGCCCTTGGTGACCGGATTCATCGCGGAGGCAAATCCTCACGACAGGATCGACCCTATGGCGCGACTGTTTCCGAAGGTGACCAAGTGTACGTTTCACACTTTCGGGCCCGCGGGTTCCGTGCAAACGCACGACGCCTTGTGCGTGCTCCCGCTGAACGTGGTGAACGAGAAGATTTTCGTCGTGCTTTGGTTCTGGCTAGTATTTCTCGCGGGCGTCGGTTGTCTGGCGGTAATTTATAG GATCGTAGTTTTCTCTCAAGCATGGGCGAGAGTGTATCTTCTGCGAGGCGCAGTTCGCAGACTCGAGAAATCTAAAGCCGAGCGTGTCGTACAAGTATTCCATTTCGGCGATTGGTTCCTCTTGCACCAACTCGCACAGAACGTCAATCCTATCGTGTACATGGAGCTGGTTAACGAGATAGCGAAAGCCTTCACGACCAAGAGTTTCGCGGACTTCGTCTAG
- the LOC139814280 gene encoding cubilin isoform X2 — MPRMPVPVLLGSWGWGFFAIFLLLLATPSPAAIRRADRGHCNKTVDIYEDVSSPAVTPANWGKPLSCWYRFRAFRGTPRDWILRVRFKKFKVGVLENATTCSGGYLQIIDGNTKTEVSNRKDPGVYCGESEQPQTFISETSFVRVIFHADNFTDQTYFSFDSRAEPQFEVYLRYGQHPELYPNRRGEVVPGSYCERVFKDCRLQTCYVQSPAYPGIYPRALHCKYRLNTRLPFIKLYIENEEFNIDGQRCENIMTCPMRPISSGSEHCPYDYIRVYDGKNESSPVIGTFCGMGKFPYSIIGTSEDLYVEFVSSPAGPLLNTGFHFNVGNWPGHVETAGVKNGSCDWLLNSESLVSGNEGIFLSVAHWYPPHTSCTYLLRGRPGEIARLYFPSFRVNRIESPIQPYDGDCGESLTLYDADWPDDARIIKTFCDTFSKPMEKHDFVSTSNALFVRFESKTGSYSGSSLYYWAHYDFFNATRFGEPTPGTECDEVFASWKTRSGRLRSPLNTLVYKRPGDPPADLSCTYSFITDKRLFARVILVIESINFKEHPYAQCGHCWDSRVDRVIIREPNPDGIKGHCLCRTNNNGTPAPTTSTPVSRPPVLRIVSRGERLDLKLHVDGAHAAASYFKWPAPLFEARYEFAHSPLCGPALLPPATDGEIEFPHYEALGYVTPPRSIKCIWELRVNRERDLWLHFDKIKFASRSCEDGKLEIFLPGNVEPYLGICGENVSYVREMPIISAALIAPPMDHQAPNGDVVEESPAVIIQFTGSMAPARAAFKIAWTELFHLPRDGSGALNTGKLEDCAFQCPGDAGCIPLRLVCNGVVNCPSRILPLPGILNGTFYEPDDESVETCGGPVSGNGGGFAGPAGWAGAGLGAGLAILLGLACFIAMCRLCRRRSRSRDIHVPY; from the exons ATGCCTCGAATGCCTGTGCCGGTACTCCTCGGTAGCTGGGGCTGGGGATTTTTCGCCATATTCCTCCTGCTTCTGGCCACCCCCAGTCCCGCTGCCATTCGCAGAG CGGACCGAGGCCACTGCAACAAGACAGTGGACATTTACGAAGATGTGTCGAGCCCGGCGGTGACCCCAGCGAACTGGGGTAAGCCCCTCTCGTGCTGGTACCGTTTCCGTGCCTTTCGCGGAACGCCCCGGGACTGGATTCTGCGGGTGCGCTTCAAGAAGTTTAAGGTCGGGGTGCTGGAGAACGCCACCACCTGCAGCGGCGGTTATCTGCAG ATCATAGACGGCAACACGAAGACCGAGGTGAGCAATCGCAAGGACCCGGGCGTCTACTGCGGCGAGTCCGAGCAGCCGCAGACCTTCATCAGCGAGACCAGTTTCGTGCGGGTGATCTTCCACGCGGACAACTTCACCGATCAGACGTACTTCAGCTTCGACTCGCGCGCCGAACCGCAGTTCGAGGTGTATCTCAGATACGGCCAGCACCCGGAGCTCTATCCGAATCGTCGCGGCGAGGTCGTGCCGGGCAGCTACTGCGAGCGCGTCTTCAAGGACTGTCGGCTGCAGACGTGCTACGTGCAGAGCCCGGCTTATCCCGGCATCTATCCGCGCGCGTTGCACTGCAAGTATCGCCTGAACACCCGGCTGCCCTTCATCAAGCTCTACATCGAGAACGAGGAGTTCAACATCGATGGACAGCGATGCGAGAACATCATGACGTGTCCGATGCGGCCGATCAGTTCCGGCTCGGAGCACTGCCCGTACGATTACATACGCGTGTACGACGGTAAGAACGAGAGCAGCCCGGTGATCGGCACCTTCTGCGGCATGGGCAAATTCCCATACAGCATCATCGGCACCAGCGAGGACCTTTACGTGGAGTTCGTGTCGTCGCCAGCCGGACCGTTGCTCAACACCGGATTCCACTTCAACGTGGGCAACTGGCCCGGTCACGTGGAAACCGCGGGCGTGAAAAACGGCAGCTGCGACTGGCTGCTAAATAGTGAGTCTCTCGTGAGCGGTAACGAGGGCATTTTTCTCTCGGTCGCGCACTGGTACCCGCCGCACACCAGCTGCACGTATCTGCTACGCGGTCGACCCGGCGAAATCGCACGTCTCTATTTCCCTAGCTTCCGAGTGAATCGTATCGAGTCGCCGATCCAGCCTTACGACGGCGACTGCGGCGAAAGTCTAACGCTCTACGACGCCGACTGGCCGGACGACGCCCGGATCATCAAGACCTTCTGCGACACTTTCAGCAAACCGATGGAGAAACACGATTTCGTCTCGACGTCAAACGCGCTGTTCGTGCGATTCGAAAGCAAGACCGGCAGTTATTCCGGCAGCTCGCTCTATTACTGGGCCCACTACGATTTCTTCAACGCGACGAGATTCGGCGAGCCGACGCCCGGTACCGAGTGCGACGAGGTCTTCGCCTCGTGGAAGACGCGCTCGGGTCGTCTACGATCGCCGTTGAATACCTTGGTTTACAAACGACCGGGAGACCCGCCCGCCGATCTGTCCTGCACCTATAGCTTCATCACGGACAAACGGTTGTTCGCGCGCGTGATTCTGGTGATAGAGTCGATCAACTTTAAGGAGCACCCGTACGCCCAGTGCGGCCACTGTTGGGACAGTCGGGTGGACCGGGTGATAATCCGGGAGCCTAATCCGGATGGGATCAAGGGTCACTGCCTTTGTCGGACCAACAACAACGGCACTCCGGCGCCCACGACCTCGACGCCAGTATCGCGACCGCCCGTCCTCAGGATCGTCTCTCGGGGCGAAAGATTGGATCTGAAGCTTCATGTGGACGGCGCGCACGCAGCAGCGAGCTACTTCAAGTGGCCCGCGCCGCTCTTCGAGGCGAGATACGAGTTCGCGCACAGTCCCCTGTGCGGACCCGCGCTTCTGCCGCCTGCCACCGACGGCGAGATCGAGTTTCCGCATTACGAGGCGCTGGGATACGTCACGCCGCCGAGATCCATCAAGTGTATCTGGGAATTACGGGTGAACCGCGAGCGCGATCTCTGGCTGCACTTCGACAAGATCAAGTTCGCGTCGCGCTCCTGCGAGGACGGCAAGCTCGAGATCTTCCTGCCGGGGAACGTCGAGCCGTATCTCGGTATCTGCGGCGAGAATGTCAGCTACGTGAGAGAGATGCCAATTATTTCAGCGGCGCTCATAGCACCGCCGATGGATCATCAGGCGCCGAACGGTGACGTCGTCGAGGAATCGCCTGCCGTGATTATACAGTTTACGGGGTCCATGGCGCCGGCCCGGGCGGCCTTCAAGATTGCCTGGACCGAGCTCTTTCATTTACCAAGAGACGGATCCGGGGCCCTCAACACCGGCAAATTGGAGGACTGTGCCTTCCAGTGTCCCGGCGATGCAGGCTGTATACCGTTGAGATTGGTGTGCAATGGCGTGGTGAACTGTCCCAGTCGCATCTTGCCCTTGCCGGGTATTCTGAATGGCACCTTCTACGAGCCGGATGACGAGTCAGTGGAGACGTGCGGCGGTCCTGTCAGCGGTAACGGCGGCGGTTTCGCCGGACCTGCCGGCTGGGCTGGCGCCGGCTTAGGCGCCGGCCTCGCCATTCTCTTGGGTCTGGCGTGCTTCATCGCCATGTGCAGACTTTGTAGAAGACGATCGCGCTCCAGGGACATACACGTGCCCTATTAG
- the LOC139814672 gene encoding uncharacterized protein, with amino-acid sequence MFRLVVISVLASIATVQCGTILTPVVGKLVSEKVVEAHGSNVVHPSSQLVAAISPAGLRYADVALLQQPVAEIVQPVAKASLVAEKTIEAHGHQVIHDARPLIALAKPLAVESHVAIPAITARDVIPYATPIYYSPAYPHQLVAEKTVSSYGHTVHHV; translated from the exons ATGTTTAGGCTG GTGGTTATTTCCGTCTTGGCGAGCATCGCCACGGTGCAATGTGGAACCATTCTCACGCCCGTTGTCGGCAAGCTCGTTTCCGAGAAGGTGGTCGAGGCGCACGGCAGCAACGTGGTGCACCCATCGTCGCAGCTGGTGGCCGCGATTTCACCTGCAGGGCTGAGATACGCGGACGTCGCGCTGCTGCAGCAACCGGTCGCCGAGATCGTGCAGCCGGTGGCGAAGGCTTCCCTGGTCGCCGAGAAAACGATCGAGGCCCACGGACACCAAGTGATCCACGACGCGCGTCCGTTAATCGCGCTGGCGAAACCCCTGGCCGTCGAGTCGCACGTCGCGATACCTGCGATCACCGCTCGCGATGTAATACCGTACGCGACGCCGATCTATTATTCGCCGGCGTACCCTCATCAGCTAGTCGCCGAAAAGACCGTGTCCAGTTACGGGCATACCGTTCATCACGTGTAG
- the LOC139814280 gene encoding cubilin isoform X1, whose translation MVKFSTGEANGDKRRESGGILTTSALVPGMPRMPVPVLLGSWGWGFFAIFLLLLATPSPAAIRRADRGHCNKTVDIYEDVSSPAVTPANWGKPLSCWYRFRAFRGTPRDWILRVRFKKFKVGVLENATTCSGGYLQIIDGNTKTEVSNRKDPGVYCGESEQPQTFISETSFVRVIFHADNFTDQTYFSFDSRAEPQFEVYLRYGQHPELYPNRRGEVVPGSYCERVFKDCRLQTCYVQSPAYPGIYPRALHCKYRLNTRLPFIKLYIENEEFNIDGQRCENIMTCPMRPISSGSEHCPYDYIRVYDGKNESSPVIGTFCGMGKFPYSIIGTSEDLYVEFVSSPAGPLLNTGFHFNVGNWPGHVETAGVKNGSCDWLLNSESLVSGNEGIFLSVAHWYPPHTSCTYLLRGRPGEIARLYFPSFRVNRIESPIQPYDGDCGESLTLYDADWPDDARIIKTFCDTFSKPMEKHDFVSTSNALFVRFESKTGSYSGSSLYYWAHYDFFNATRFGEPTPGTECDEVFASWKTRSGRLRSPLNTLVYKRPGDPPADLSCTYSFITDKRLFARVILVIESINFKEHPYAQCGHCWDSRVDRVIIREPNPDGIKGHCLCRTNNNGTPAPTTSTPVSRPPVLRIVSRGERLDLKLHVDGAHAAASYFKWPAPLFEARYEFAHSPLCGPALLPPATDGEIEFPHYEALGYVTPPRSIKCIWELRVNRERDLWLHFDKIKFASRSCEDGKLEIFLPGNVEPYLGICGENVSYVREMPIISAALIAPPMDHQAPNGDVVEESPAVIIQFTGSMAPARAAFKIAWTELFHLPRDGSGALNTGKLEDCAFQCPGDAGCIPLRLVCNGVVNCPSRILPLPGILNGTFYEPDDESVETCGGPVSGNGGGFAGPAGWAGAGLGAGLAILLGLACFIAMCRLCRRRSRSRDIHVPY comes from the exons ATGGTAAAG TTCTCGACGGGAGAGGCAAATGGAGATAAGAGGAGAGAAAGCGGAGGTATTTTGACAACCTCGGCACTTGTCCCGGGAATGCCTCGAATGCCTGTGCCGGTACTCCTCGGTAGCTGGGGCTGGGGATTTTTCGCCATATTCCTCCTGCTTCTGGCCACCCCCAGTCCCGCTGCCATTCGCAGAG CGGACCGAGGCCACTGCAACAAGACAGTGGACATTTACGAAGATGTGTCGAGCCCGGCGGTGACCCCAGCGAACTGGGGTAAGCCCCTCTCGTGCTGGTACCGTTTCCGTGCCTTTCGCGGAACGCCCCGGGACTGGATTCTGCGGGTGCGCTTCAAGAAGTTTAAGGTCGGGGTGCTGGAGAACGCCACCACCTGCAGCGGCGGTTATCTGCAG ATCATAGACGGCAACACGAAGACCGAGGTGAGCAATCGCAAGGACCCGGGCGTCTACTGCGGCGAGTCCGAGCAGCCGCAGACCTTCATCAGCGAGACCAGTTTCGTGCGGGTGATCTTCCACGCGGACAACTTCACCGATCAGACGTACTTCAGCTTCGACTCGCGCGCCGAACCGCAGTTCGAGGTGTATCTCAGATACGGCCAGCACCCGGAGCTCTATCCGAATCGTCGCGGCGAGGTCGTGCCGGGCAGCTACTGCGAGCGCGTCTTCAAGGACTGTCGGCTGCAGACGTGCTACGTGCAGAGCCCGGCTTATCCCGGCATCTATCCGCGCGCGTTGCACTGCAAGTATCGCCTGAACACCCGGCTGCCCTTCATCAAGCTCTACATCGAGAACGAGGAGTTCAACATCGATGGACAGCGATGCGAGAACATCATGACGTGTCCGATGCGGCCGATCAGTTCCGGCTCGGAGCACTGCCCGTACGATTACATACGCGTGTACGACGGTAAGAACGAGAGCAGCCCGGTGATCGGCACCTTCTGCGGCATGGGCAAATTCCCATACAGCATCATCGGCACCAGCGAGGACCTTTACGTGGAGTTCGTGTCGTCGCCAGCCGGACCGTTGCTCAACACCGGATTCCACTTCAACGTGGGCAACTGGCCCGGTCACGTGGAAACCGCGGGCGTGAAAAACGGCAGCTGCGACTGGCTGCTAAATAGTGAGTCTCTCGTGAGCGGTAACGAGGGCATTTTTCTCTCGGTCGCGCACTGGTACCCGCCGCACACCAGCTGCACGTATCTGCTACGCGGTCGACCCGGCGAAATCGCACGTCTCTATTTCCCTAGCTTCCGAGTGAATCGTATCGAGTCGCCGATCCAGCCTTACGACGGCGACTGCGGCGAAAGTCTAACGCTCTACGACGCCGACTGGCCGGACGACGCCCGGATCATCAAGACCTTCTGCGACACTTTCAGCAAACCGATGGAGAAACACGATTTCGTCTCGACGTCAAACGCGCTGTTCGTGCGATTCGAAAGCAAGACCGGCAGTTATTCCGGCAGCTCGCTCTATTACTGGGCCCACTACGATTTCTTCAACGCGACGAGATTCGGCGAGCCGACGCCCGGTACCGAGTGCGACGAGGTCTTCGCCTCGTGGAAGACGCGCTCGGGTCGTCTACGATCGCCGTTGAATACCTTGGTTTACAAACGACCGGGAGACCCGCCCGCCGATCTGTCCTGCACCTATAGCTTCATCACGGACAAACGGTTGTTCGCGCGCGTGATTCTGGTGATAGAGTCGATCAACTTTAAGGAGCACCCGTACGCCCAGTGCGGCCACTGTTGGGACAGTCGGGTGGACCGGGTGATAATCCGGGAGCCTAATCCGGATGGGATCAAGGGTCACTGCCTTTGTCGGACCAACAACAACGGCACTCCGGCGCCCACGACCTCGACGCCAGTATCGCGACCGCCCGTCCTCAGGATCGTCTCTCGGGGCGAAAGATTGGATCTGAAGCTTCATGTGGACGGCGCGCACGCAGCAGCGAGCTACTTCAAGTGGCCCGCGCCGCTCTTCGAGGCGAGATACGAGTTCGCGCACAGTCCCCTGTGCGGACCCGCGCTTCTGCCGCCTGCCACCGACGGCGAGATCGAGTTTCCGCATTACGAGGCGCTGGGATACGTCACGCCGCCGAGATCCATCAAGTGTATCTGGGAATTACGGGTGAACCGCGAGCGCGATCTCTGGCTGCACTTCGACAAGATCAAGTTCGCGTCGCGCTCCTGCGAGGACGGCAAGCTCGAGATCTTCCTGCCGGGGAACGTCGAGCCGTATCTCGGTATCTGCGGCGAGAATGTCAGCTACGTGAGAGAGATGCCAATTATTTCAGCGGCGCTCATAGCACCGCCGATGGATCATCAGGCGCCGAACGGTGACGTCGTCGAGGAATCGCCTGCCGTGATTATACAGTTTACGGGGTCCATGGCGCCGGCCCGGGCGGCCTTCAAGATTGCCTGGACCGAGCTCTTTCATTTACCAAGAGACGGATCCGGGGCCCTCAACACCGGCAAATTGGAGGACTGTGCCTTCCAGTGTCCCGGCGATGCAGGCTGTATACCGTTGAGATTGGTGTGCAATGGCGTGGTGAACTGTCCCAGTCGCATCTTGCCCTTGCCGGGTATTCTGAATGGCACCTTCTACGAGCCGGATGACGAGTCAGTGGAGACGTGCGGCGGTCCTGTCAGCGGTAACGGCGGCGGTTTCGCCGGACCTGCCGGCTGGGCTGGCGCCGGCTTAGGCGCCGGCCTCGCCATTCTCTTGGGTCTGGCGTGCTTCATCGCCATGTGCAGACTTTGTAGAAGACGATCGCGCTCCAGGGACATACACGTGCCCTATTAG
- the LOC139815157 gene encoding uncharacterized protein yields the protein MLRFILLATLVGLAWSAPAPAPKPLTLISELKTPASTAKLTPLVAPIAPIATPVIAPISRIAYAAPVLPQVSPYAYYSAPIAEIPSSYSIEQHGYHITY from the exons ATGCTGCGATTC ATCCTGCTCGCCACTCTCGTCGGTCTGGCGTGGTCCGCGCCAGCGCCGGCACCCAAACCGCTCACCCTCATCTCCGAGCTGAAGACCCCGGCGTCAACCGCCAAGCTCACGCCGCTGGTCGCACCGATCGCGCCGATCGCCACCCCGGTGATCGCGCCGATTTCCCGTATCGCCTATGCCGCGCCTGTTCTCCCGCAG GTATCACCGTACGCTTATTATTCTGCACCGATCGCGGAGATCCCGTCGAGTTACTCGATCGAGCAACATGGGTACCATATTACCTACTGA